In Heteronotia binoei isolate CCM8104 ecotype False Entrance Well chromosome 4, APGP_CSIRO_Hbin_v1, whole genome shotgun sequence, a genomic segment contains:
- the CKS2 gene encoding cyclin-dependent kinases regulatory subunit 2 translates to MSHKQIYYSDKYFDENYEYRHVMLPRELSKQVPKTHLMSEEEWRRLGVQQSLGWVHYMIHEPEPHILLFRRPLPKDQQK, encoded by the exons ATGTCCCACAAGCAGATCTATTACTCGGACAAGTACTTCGACGAGAACTACGAGTACCG GCATGTAATGTTACCAAGAGAACTGTCAAAACAAGTACCAAAAACTCATCTAATGTCTGAGGAAGAATGGAGAAGACTTGGTGTACAGCAGAGCCTTGGCTGGGTCCACTATATGATTCATGAGCCAG aACCACATATTCTCCTTTTTCGAAGACCACTTCCAAAAGACCAGCAGAAATGA